The Melospiza georgiana isolate bMelGeo1 chromosome Z, bMelGeo1.pri, whole genome shotgun sequence genome contains a region encoding:
- the LOC131095727 gene encoding 3'-5' RNA helicase YTHDC2-like has product MSRPRNVPPRQHGAGTAGSGAPAAPGRGRGGKGLRDIRVDEEVEIAVNLALERFRYGEDTEMEFPSSFTRTERAFVHRRCHSLGLISKSKGKGANRYLTVRKKDGSELKRAVMTCALTPGTKYAVCTLIRNFPVTNKERTELLPKTEQGNAYAVESENREFKTSGRLSDGIPQVPVRRGESEFDSFRQSLPVFEKQEEIVKIIKDHKVVLIVGETGSGKTTQIPQFILDDCHKNGTPCRIFCTQPRRLAALAVAERVAAERREKIGQIVGYQIRLESRVSPKTLVTFCTNGVLLRTLMAGDSALSTVTHVIVDEVHERDRFSDFLLIKLKDVLQSQANLKLIISSAALDADLFIRYFGCCPVIHIQGRPFEVKEMFLEDILRSTGYTNKEMVKYKKEKQQEEKQQSTLTEWCAAQENNTKLEPETPRFVSRAAEECSLLGDDSDTVFNQLTEKDVNCLELWLIKEMDSCLSDIWLHKDIDAFAQVFHLILNENVSVDYRHSETSATALMIASGRGFLSQVEQLISMGANIHCRSSNGWMAVDWAKHFGQTEVVDLLESYSASAGFGNLDESSLVRTSGSDLSAEDRELLTAYHHSFDDEKVDLDLIMHLLYNICHSSETGAILIFLPGYDEIVSLRDRILCDDRRFADNAHRYQVFMLHSNMQTLDQKKVLKSPPPGVRKIILSTNIAETSITVNDVVFVIDSGKVKEKSFDALSCVTMLKMVWISKASAIQRKGRAGRCQPGVCFRLFSRLRFENMLEFQTPELLRMPLQELCLHTKLLAPINCSVVDFLMKAPDPPPALIVKNALQMLKTIDAMDPWENLTELGYHLTELPVEPHLGKMLLCAVVLKCLDPVLTIACALAYRDPFVLPALASQKRAAMLCRKRFTAGTFSDHMVLLRAFQAWQKARSDGWERAFCEKNFLSQATMQIIVGMRTQLLGQLRASGFVRARGGADIRDVNANSENWAVVKAALVAGMYPNLVHVDRQSLVLTAPKEKKVRFHPTSVLSQPQYNKIPPVNGQTAAVQALPTDWLIYDEMTRTHRIANIRCCSVVTPITVALFCGPARLPSTALQASSSCQGDRVSSDSSDSEMEDRTTSNVSLLKLDEWLHLKLDSEAAGLLLQLRQKWHSLFLRRMRAPSKSWSQVDEAIVRAVVAVLTAEEQSAGLQQPSGIGQRPRPVVSEDFLVPSTWRSTNTRSAAETEFSDSSNAEKVLMRSTRPILHQPKTYKRKNILHSKQTSNDRSDRSSVKSADSSSFPSPCASPSSPMSGKVPKSPSPRQNKPVRYFIMKSSNLQNIEISQQTGIWSTMPSNERKLNGAFRQSSMVYLIFSVQGSGHFQGFARMCSSIGCEKSLDWGSAGLGGVFKVEWIQKESIPFQFAHHLLNPWNDNKKVQISRDGQELEPQVGEQLLQLWDHIPLE; this is encoded by the exons ATGTCGCGGCCGAGGAACGTCCCGCCGCGGCAGCACGGCGCGGGCACAGCGGGCTCCGGCGCTCCCGCCGCGCCGGGCCGCGGCCGAGGCGGCAAAGGTCTGAGGGATATCCGTGTGGATGAGGAGGTGGAGATCGCGGTGAACCTCGCTCTGGAGCGGTTCCGCTATGGCGAGGACACGG AAATGGAGTTTCCATCTTCTTTCACTAGAACCGAACGAGCATTTGTTCACCGGCGCTGTCATTCTCTCGGGCTGATTTCGAAGAGTAAAGG aAAAGGAGCAAATCGATACCTAACCGTGAGAAAAAAGGATGGATCAGAACTCAAACGTGCAGTAATGACTTGTGCCTTAACTCCTGGTACAAAATACGCTGTTTGTACTTTAATTCGAAATTTTCCTGTCACGAATAAAGAACGAACAGAGCTTCTGCCAAAGACAGAACAAGGAAATGCATATGCTGTTGAATCTG aaaacagAGAATTTAAGACAAGTGGACGACTTAGTGATGGTATCCCCCAGGTTCCTGTGAGAAGAGGGGAATCAGAGTTTGATTCTTTCAGGCAATCACTACCAGTTTTTGAAAAGCAAGAagaaattgttaaaataataaAGGACCATAAAGTTGTTTTGATTGTAGGAGAGACTGGATCAGGAAAAACCACTCAA ATCCCCCAGTTTATTCTTGATGACTGTCACAAAAATGGAACTCCCTGCCGTATATTTTGCACTCAGCCAAGACGTTTGGCAGCACTTGCTGTGGCTGAAAGAGTGGCagcagaaagaagagaaaagattGGACAAATTGTTGGTTATCAGATCCGACTAGAAAGCAG GGTTTCTCCAAAGACACTGGTAACCTTTTGCACTAACGGCGTACTGCTTCGCACATTGATGGCAGGAGACAGCGCCCTGTCAACCGTGACACATGTCATTGTG gatgaaGTACATGAGAGGGATAGGTTCAGTGACTTCTTGCTTATAAAACTGAAAGATGTGTTGCAAAGCCAAGCTAATTTAAAACTAATTATTTCTAGTGCTGCTCTAGATGCAGACCTCTTTATTAGGTATTTTGGATGTTGCCCAGTAATACACA TCCAAGGAAGACCTTTTGAAGTTAAAGAGATGTTTTTGGAGGACATTTTGCGAAGTACTGGGTATACAAACAAAGAGATGGTAAAGTAcaaaaaagagaagcagcaag aagaaaagcagcaaagcactCTGACTGAGTGGTGTGCTGCTCAAGAAAACAATACTAAGCTGGAACCTGAGACACCAAGGTTTGTCTCAAGGGCAGCTGAAGAGTGTAGTCTTTTGGGTGATGACAGTGACACAGTATTTAATCAACTG aCTGAAAAAGATGTGAATTGCCTTGAACTGTGGTTAATAAAAGAAATGGATTCTTGTCTTTCTGATATCTGGTTGCATAAAGATATTGATGCCTTTGCTCAGGTGTTCCAtctcattttaaatgaaaatgtcagTG TTGATTATAGGCACAGTGAAACCAGTGCGACTGCACTAATGATTGCTTCAGGGAGAGGCTTTTTGAGTCAAGTAGAGCAGCTGATCAGTATGGGAGCAAATATCCACTGCAGATCTTCTAATGGCTG GATGGCTGTGGACTGGGCTAAGCACTTTGGACAGACCGAGGTTGTTGACCTGTTGGAATCCTACAG tgCTTCAGCAGGATTTGGAAATCTGGATGAAAGTTCCCTGGTCCGAACAAGTGGTAGTGACCTTAGTGCAGAGGACAGAGAGCTGTTGACAGCTTATCATCACAGTTTTGATGATGAAAAAGTGGATCTTGACCTTATTATGCATTTACTTTATAACATCTGTCACAGTTCTGAGACCG GAgcaattttaatatttcttcctGGATATGATGAGATAGTTAGCCTGAGAGACCGTATTCTATGTGATGACAGGAGATTTGCTGACAATGCGCACAG ATATCAGGTTTTCATGCTTCATTCAAATATGCAGACTTTGGATCAGAAGAAAGTACTTAAAAGTCCACCTCCTGGTGTGCGCAAAATA ATTCTTTCTACAAATATAGCAGAAACCAGCATAACAGTCAATGATGTTGTATTTGTTATTGACTCAGGCAAGGTGAAAGAG AAGTCTTTTGATGCACTGAGTTGTGTTACAATGCTGAAGATGGTGTGGATTTCAAAAGCCAGTGCTATCCAGAGAAAAGGCAG ggctGGGCGCTGTCAGCCTGGAGTCTGTTTTCGTCTCTTCAGTAGGCTCCGATTTGAGAATATGTTGGAATTTCAGACTCCAGAACTTCTAAGAATGCCACTTCAG GAGCTTTGTTTACACACAAAACTTCTGGCTCCAATTAATTGTTCAGTTGTTGACTTTCTTATGAAAGCTCCTGATCCTCCACCAGCtttaattgtgaaaaatgcTCTGCAAATGCTCAAG ACTATAGATGCCATGGACCCTTGGGAAAATCTCACTGAACTTGGATATCATCTCACTGAATTGCCAGTGGAGCCACACCTCGGTAAAATGCTGTTGTGCGCCGTTGTTTTGAAGTGCCTGGATCCTGTCCTGACCATTGCCTGTGCTCTTGCCTACCGAGACCCCTTCGTGCTGCCCGCGCTGGCCTCTCAGAAGCGGGCGGCCATGCTGTGCAGGAAGCGTTTCACTGCGGGAACCTTCAGCGACCACATGGTGCTTCTCAGGGCTTTTCAG GCATGGCAGAAGGCACGCAGTGATGGCTGGGAGAGAGCCTTCTGTGAAAAGAACTTCCTGTCTCAAGCCACAATGCAAATCATCGTAGGAATGAGAACACAATTGCTTGGCCAGCTTAGAGCCTCAG GTTTTGTTAGAGCCAGAGGAGGAGCTGATATTAGAGATGTTAATGCTAACTCTGAAAACTGGGCTGTAGTTAAAGCTGCCTTAGTGGCTGGGATGTATCCCAATCTCGTGCATGTAGACCGACAGAGCCTGGTCTTAACTGCAccaaaggagaagaaagtgCGATTTCATCCAACCTCTGTTCTTAGTCAACCTCAGTATAATAAG ATTCCCCCAGTGAATGGCCAAACTGCAGCTGTTCAGGCACTCCCTACAGACTGGCTGATATACGATGAAATGACGAGAACTCACAGGATAGCAAACATCAGGTGCTGTTCTGTTGTAACACCCATCACTGTGGCTCTCTTCTGTGGACCAGCTAGGTTACCAAGTACTGCTTTACAGGCATCTTCATCCTGTCAAG GAGACAGGGTATCCAGTGATAGCAGTGACAGTGAGATGGAGGACAGAACAACTTCTAATGTATCATTACTGAAGCTAGATGAATGGCTCCACCTCAAACTGGACTCTGAA GCTGCTGGCTTGCTGTTGCAACTCAGACAGAAGTGGCATAGCTTATTTCTGCGTCGCATGCGAGCTCCTTCTAAATCGTGGTCACAAGTTGATGAAGCAATTGTAAGAGCAGTTGTAGCTGTTTTAACTGCTGAAGAACAGTCTGCAGGTTTGCAGCAGCCTTCAGGAATTGGTCAGAGACCAAGACCTGTGGTTTCTGAAGATTTTCTTGTACCATCTACATGGAGGTCAACTAACACCAGAAGTGCAGCAGAAACTGAATTCTCTGACTCCTCTAATGCTGAAAA AGTTCTGATGAGGTCTACACGTCCCATACTTCATCAGCCAAAGACGTACAAAcgaaaaaatattttacactcCAAACAAACTTCAAATGACCGGTCAGATCGATCATCAGTGAAATCTGCAGACAGCAGTAGCTTCCCTAGCCCCTGTGCTAGTCCATCTTCTCCAATGTCTGGGAAG GTTCCCAAATCACCTTCACCAAGACAAAATAAGCCAGTTCGGTACTTTATAATGAAAAGTAGCAACTTGCAGAACATTGAGATTTCTCAGCAGACGGGTATATGGTCCACTATGCCAAGCAATGAACGAAAACTGAATGGAGCCTTTAGGCAAAGCAGCATGGTTTACTTAATATTTTCTGTCCAAGGGTCTGGACACTTCCAG GGTTTTGCTAGAATGTGTTCATCAATAGGGTGTGAGAAAAGTCTGGACTGGGGATCTGCTGGACTTGGAGGTGTATTTAAGGTGGAATGGATCCAAAAAGAAAGCATTCCTTTCCAGTTTGCACATCATTTGCTCAACCCTTGGAATGACAATAAGAAAGTACAAATAAGCAGAGATGGCCAG GAGCTCGAACCACAAGTTGGAGAGCAGTTGTTGCAGCTTTGGGACCATATTCCTTTGGAATGA